From Mytilus edulis chromosome 9, xbMytEdul2.2, whole genome shotgun sequence, the proteins below share one genomic window:
- the LOC139490002 gene encoding sushi, von Willebrand factor type A, EGF and pentraxin domain-containing protein 1-like: protein MTGSRRDSTKPLIYNCPYDRTVIALPMQYYAYVTFTPPTAWDNKDGSISVFRSEPYNPSGQFFHHGGIPTKVGYYARDKAGNMATCNFNIYVKVIRCQLRSITIPNGYRNCYPSSGTHLLLGTFCWYGCYQGHTLKGAPSRIKCLETGQWSSPNEPYCEKKQCSKIVPRGLLKVSCTAANNFRSICTFQCDEGFDIPKDQRRTKVCLASGRWTEYWTDPQCVDVEPPIFEQCPTTLIFYPDANKDTAFISWDKPVVTDNKDKGLEPSQVSGPSPASEQGVNTYTVIYTVQDLAGNEGKECSFDIVVKQLRCPKLYPLPYMNLNCTGTRRGSECSFSCQYNMELVGNRNTFCQRNEEDAYAKWVMEFYPFCNVSNGCPDIVPPAHGAIACDVWVGGRFCHPFCSLGYSVLYQLPNFLICQSNGIWLHHNEISDCYETYHSGRYHTSMTAEFYFTGNCNDPATQAEIKKTFMTAIERSLNFLVTKHCNTTECNVGNVQVICPEKSRKRSTNNMIMNTDISFEFGNGTLTSHQYETEMYTIIELTNSLEADLKSDNFSLVLNGQHTYLLQLTSSDIQIDCSDNSLAVYNNIISCVQCQPGTFYDDSSKTCSTCSRGSYQTHFGQNQCIPCPNYQKTARKGATDVLECEDGCRPGTWSWNGIPPCEECDVGYYENNYGSTDCKRCPGNRITLTGRSDNVSNCFDYDLVFSSSTDSYTELKMTGIPLQTPFVVTFHIHCHPACQGTFFRLVSSASENFEMTSNSFIINTHVYQILENLDFSKKWCHIAIHISKTESSLFADGELQALYKNEVFFADAADVNITLGGKHFMGAISQFNIVPLHVYLNNTHLYSKCGSEGAPVGFTNWNEFAHSNLINAYINIPSKCDDYDDCQMSPCVNGSCTDKLLGYNCACFVGFTGNNCQIDIDDCIAHVCQNNATCIDGVNSYSCSCDYGDTGELCEIAMVDGSWSDWDNWTECSVSCGNGTIQRQRSCSNPLPDNGGHVCEGPDTENDICSLEPCRVCKELIEPSNTSLSCVNNSDTITCVLSCDDGFAFDIDVKEEYVCGNETYYYWDFQTNDNPYGRLPHCTDGTETCFYGLEDAIKELIDMENGNEFDIPHNSITHTILPNSSSSSSSLNCPLGTIPFIAYCVPCSIGHFCKNEECLSCAKGSYQDQTGQTFCFSCPNGMTTEGTDSVSIGDCNVPTPTSAKESNCKYCPYFRLLSNMWHQTKFLSAHTNSITTIIRAFRCTSTHFKSHGKKYKHNKSDTLNINCDRVRKPRLDTKTIKSTHNYDNKSFEFNVCENSTARVSYSFSLENPIEEDEVENISEPPVDVNENGYGRPISPRECWTQESLNDIDIDC, encoded by the exons GAGATTCAACTAAACCGTTGATATACAATTGTCCATATGACAGGACAGTTATAGCACTTCCAATGCAGTACTATGCATATGTTACATTTACACCCCCTACAGCATGGGACAACAAAGACGGATCAATTAG CGTTTTCCGAAGTGAGCCATACAATCCCAGTGGTCAGTTTTTTCATCATGGTGGTATTCCAACTAAAGTTGGCTATTATGCTCGAGATAAAGCGGGAAATATGGCAACGTGCAACTTCAACATTTATGTAAAAG TCATACGATGTCAACTGCGTTCGATCACAATACCTAATGGATATAGAAACTGTTATCCTAGCAGTGGTACACATTTACTATTGGGAACATTCTGTTGGTATGGTTGTTACCAAGGACATACATTGAAAGGAGCACCATCAAGGATAAAATGTTTAGAAACAGGTCAATGGTCAAGTCCAAATGAGCCATATTGTGAAA AAAAACAGTGTTCAAAAATTGTGCCACGTGGTCTGTTAAAGGTTTCGTGCACAGCAGCTAATAACTTCCGATCTATATGTACATTTCAATGTGATGAAGGATTTGATATTCCTAAAGATCAAAGGAGAACTAAAGTTTGCTTGGCTTCAGGAAGATGGACTGAATACTGGACTGATCCACAGTGTGTTG ACGTTGAACCGCCGATCTTCGAACAATGTCCAACTACTTTAATATTCTATCCTGATGCTAATAAAGACACTGCTTTTATTTCCTGGGACAAACCAGTAGTTACAGACAACAAAGACAAGGGATTGGAACCATCGCAAGTATCAGGTCCATCGCCAGCCTCCGAACAAGGGGTTAATACGTATACTGTCATATATACAGTTCAAGATTTAGCAGGCAACGAAGGAAAGGAGTGCTCGTTTGACATTGTGGTTAAAC AATTAAGATGTCCCAAATTATACCCTCTGCCTTATATGAACTTGAACTGTACAGGGACAAGACGTGGTTCCGAATGTTCTTTTTCATGTCAATACAACATGGAATTAGTCGGTAACAGAAACACTTTCTGCCAAAGAAATGAAGAAGATGCCTACGCAAAATGGGTTATGGAATTTTATCCATTTTGTAACG TATCAAATGGTTGTCCAGATATAGTACCACCGGCCCATGGAGCTATAGCATGTGACGTTTGGGTTGGCGGAAGATTTTGTCATCCTTTTTGTTCCCTGGGATATTCTGTATTATATCAGTTGCCAAATTTCCTGATTTGCCAATCTAATGGAATTTGGTTACACCACAATGAGATATCAGATTGTTATG AAACGTACCACAGTGGTAGATATCATACGTCGATGACAGCTGAATTTTATTTCACGGGTAACTGCAACGATCCAGCAACTCAGGCAGAGATAAAGAAGACATTTATGACTGCAATTGAAAGATCTTTAAATTTTCTAGTAACGAAACATTGCAATACAACTGAATGCAATGTTGGAAATGTGCAG GTAATATGTCCAGAAAAATCTAGGAAAAGGTCAACAAATAACATGATAATGAATACAGATATTTCTTTCGAGTTCGGAAATGGTACACTTACATCACATCAATATGAAACTGAAATGTATACTATTATAGAGCTTACTAATTCATTAGAAGCAGATTTGAAATCAGATAACTTTTCTCTTGTTTTAAATGGTCAGCATACTTATCTTCTCCAGCTGACATCAAGTGATATACAAATAGATTGTTCTGATAACTCTCTTGCTGTGTACAACAACATCATTTCCTGTG tgcAATGTCAACCTGGCACTTTCTATGACGACAGTTCAAAAACATGTAGTACATGTTCCAGGGGTTCTTACCAAACACATTTTGGTCAGAATCAGTGTATTCCTTGTCCCAATTATCAAAAAACAGCACGAAAGGGGGCAACTGATGTATTGGAATGTGAAG ATGGCTGTAGACCTGGTACTTGGTCCTGGAATGGGATCCCACCATGCGAAGAATGTGATGTTGGTTATTACGAGAATAATTACGGTTCTACAGACTGTAAAAGATGTCCTGGGAATCGGATTACATTGACGGGGAGGAGTGACAATGTATCCAATTGTTTTG ATTATGATCTTGTTTTCTCTAGTAGCACTGACTCTTATACTGAACTGAAAATGACTGGTATACCACTTCAAACCCCATTTGTTGTGACTTTCCATATCCACTGTCATCCTGCTTGTCAAGGAACCTTTTTTCGACTGGTTTCTTCTGCATCTGAGAATTTCGAAATGACATCAAATTCTTTTATCATTAACAC GCATGtgtatcaaattttggaaaaTCTTGATTTTTCAAAGAAGTGGTGTCACATTGCCATACATATCAGCAAAACTGAAAGTTCCTTATTTGCCGATGGAGAATTACAAGCACTATACAAGAACGAAGTCTTTTTTGCAGATGCTGCTGACGTAAATATAACATTAGGAG GAAAGCATTTTATGGGCGCCATTTCACAGTTCAATATAGTTCCACTCCATGTGTATTTGAATAATACGCATTTATATTCAAAATGTGGCAGTGAAGGTGCGCCTGTCGGATTTACCAACTGGAATGAATTCGCTCATAGCAATTTGATTAATGCTTACATTAACATACCGTCCAAATGCGATG ATTATGATGATTGTCAAATGAGTCCTTGCGTGAATGGAAGCTGTACTGACAAACTTTTGGGATATAATTGTGCTTGTTTTGTTGGGTTCACCGGAAACAACTGTCAAATAGATATTGATGACTGCATTGCACATGTCTGTCAAAATAATGCAACTTGCATAGATGGAGTAAACAGTTATTCGTGTTCGTGTGACTATGGAGATACAGGAGAGCTATGTGAAATTGCAATGG ttgacGGTAGTTGGTCGGACTGGGATAACTGGACGGAATGTTCTGTAAGCTGCGGAAATGGAACAATTCAACGTCAGCGGTCATGCTCGAACCCTCTCCCAGATAATGGAGGACATGTGTGTGAAGGGCCAGATACAGAAAATGACATATGCAGCCTAGAACCTTGTCGAG TATGCAAGGAGCTAATTGAACCAAGTAACACTTCACTGTCATGTGTAAACAACAGTGACACaataacatgtgtactaagttgcgACGACGGATTTGCCTTTGACATCGATGTGAAAGAAGAATATGTATGTGGAAATGAAACTTACTACTACTGGGATTTTCAGACAAACGATAACCCGTACGGTCGGCTACCCCACTGTACAG ACGGTACAGAGACGTGTTTTTATGGACTAGAAGATGCTATAAAAGAATTAATAGATATGGAAAACGGAAATGAGTTCGATATACCACACAAtagtattacacatacaattttaCCTAATAGTTCTTCATCGAGCAGCAGTCTAAATTGCCCATTAGGCACAATACCATTCATTGCATACTGTG TACCTTGTAGCATTGGTCACTTCTGTAAAAATGAAGAATGCCTATCATGTGCTAAAGGATCTTACCAGGACCAAACAGGTCAAACGTTCTGTTTTTCATGTCCCAATGGAATGACAACGGAAGGAACGGACTCTGTATCTATTGGTGACTGTAATG tGCCAACACCTACATCTGCTAAGGAGAGTAATTGTAAGTATTGTCCTTATTTCCGATTACTATCAAATATGTGGCACCAAACAAAATTCTTGTCGGCACATACAAATTCCATTACAACAATTATAAGGGCGTTTAGATGCACCTCTAC TCATTTTAAGTCGCATGGGAAAAAGTACAAACACAATAAAAGTGACACACTCAATATTAACTGTGATAGAGTACGCAAGCCTCGACTGGACACCAAAACAAT AAAGTCTACCCACAATTATGATAACAAATCATTTGAATTTAATGTATGTGAGAATTCAACCGCTCGAGTAAGCTATTCGTTTTCTCTTGAAAACCCAATAGAGGAAGACGAAGTCGAAAACATTTCAGAGCCACCAGTTGATGTTAATGAAAATGGATATGGACGGCCAATTTCACCAAGAGAATGTTGGACACAAGAATCTTTGAATGACATTGATATTGATTGTTGA